The Prunus persica cultivar Lovell chromosome G8, Prunus_persica_NCBIv2, whole genome shotgun sequence genome includes a region encoding these proteins:
- the LOC18768947 gene encoding TMV resistance protein N has translation MSAVVEVWMSELAKLKDKVGAKKRMVFSSKAKQGEGDDEVKEQVVFKEARIESSRMAQIQRDLDSSTLSDAKVRLLMDRFVPCRETEFIQNIVNEISLQVLNDIHINVAKYQVGIEASVRDLHKVLDVYGNDVCMVGIWGTGGIGKTTVAKAVYNSLAQVFERSCFLENVRERSIPYGGLVDLQNLLLYEIPRGKEIKVTSADKGISVIKERLSGKKVLVIVDDVDHLDQLNNLVGGCDCWNGFTRNRNLDDDYVELAECVLKHAQGLPLALKVLGSHLCGRSIDEWHDALDGNLHSDIKKTLKISYDALEYSVQEVFLDIACFFNGRKVNHMIPILEGCDLKPKYAIKVLVDKALINIEQGTIGMHDLLEELGRRIVYQESPNEPSERSRL, from the exons ATGTCTGCAGTGGTGGAGGTTTGGATGAGCGAGTTGGCAAAGCTGAAAGACAAGGTGGGGGCTAAGAAGCGAATGGTGTTTTCATCGAAGGCCAAACAAGGAGAAGGTGATGATGAGGTTAAAGAACAAGTAGTGTTCAAAGAAGCAAGAATAGAGAGCAGCAGAATGGCTCAGATTCAGAGGGACTTGGATTCCTCTACGCTTTCAGATGCCAAAGTTCGTTTGCTTATGGACCGTTTTGTGCCTTG CCGTGAAACTGAATTTATTCAGAACATTGTCAACGAGATTTCCTTACAAGTATTAAATGATATCCATATCAATGTGGCAAAATACCAAGTTGGAATAGAGGCTAGTGTACGAGATCTTCATAAAGTTTTAGATGTTTACGGAAATGACGTTTGCATGGTAGGAATATGGGGGACTGGTGGAATAGGAAAGACAACTGTTGCTAAAGCTGTTTATAACTCACTGGCCCAAGTGTTTGAAAGGAGTTGTTTTCTGGAAAATGTAAGAGAAAGATCAATACCATATGGAGGCCTAGTCGACCTAcaaaatcttcttctttatgaGATTCCAaggggaaaggaaataaaggtTACCAGTGCCGATAAAGGAATCAGTGTGATAAAGGAAAGGTTGAGTGGTAAAAAGGTCCTTGTAATTGTAGATGATGTGGATCATTTGGACCAATTAAACAACTTAGTTGGAGGTTgtgattg TTGGAATGGTTTTACAAGAAATAGAAATTTGGATGATGATTATGTGGAACTTGCAGAATGTGTGCTGAAGCATGCTCAAGGTCTTCCTTTAGCTCTCAAGGTTTTAGGTTCTCATCTATGTGGTAGAAGTATAGATGAGTGGCATGATGCATTGGATGGGAATCTGCACTCGGACATTAAAAAAACTCTCAAAATAAGCTATGATGCATTGGAATATTCAGTGCAAGAAGTTTTCCTTGACATAGCATGTTTCTTTAACGGTAGAAAGGTGAACCATATGATACCGATCCTGGAAGGTTGTGACCTCAAGCCTAAGTATGCTATTAAAGTACTCGTAGACAAGGCCCTCATAAATATTGAACAAGGCACAATTGGGATGCATGACTTGCTTGAAGAATTGGGTAGAAGAATAGTTTATCAAGAGTCGCCAAATGAGCCTAGTGAACGTAGCAGATTGTGA
- the LOC18768121 gene encoding disease resistance-like protein CSA1 — MKNLRLFINVNARFYGDHVDYLSNELRFLHWPGCPLQTLPSTFNPRKLVELYMPCSRLSQLGEGFKRLQNLTSMNFRSCELLTKTPNISGIPNLQSLNLDYCRSLVEVHPSVGFHDKLVDLSLMCCHNLTLFPIIKSKSLEVLNLQFCRRLETFPDIGGKMDSLRYMFLHGSGIKELPASIVYLINLELLHLSSCENLTNLPPSIYELEHLNRICLRRSRKLVTFPNKVKSEDYVSTLSELDLTLCDFLVSIPKCITKFVNMRYLYLHGCKRLRDIPELPPKIVKLDASDCVSLERFSSLSNILKGKEDSQMIKLVDLCNCHRLCGNLACDLRKKQNILAKEQITIFFDHLLSSQKHGFQVVFPASFEALSTLFSCHKYVKERDEACEFLIEIPPNFKCQNQGLALYAAGENPQNKRPRYNGFVTKISVNQPGVEPYFTASDFRKNGSGHGIGSGHVWLCYIRFSEMFYRDDQITWPRSPFACRVNFLNLTLDSLCLKSFGVHLVMTQDDEDLSIFTEDGESESDDLEDANERFDGDNCIDLCEDEQDSEHDYFSCEDNEDGYFY, encoded by the exons ATGAAAAACCTTCGACTTTTCATCAATGTGAATGCACGATTTTATGGCGATCACGTGGATTATCTATCTAATGAGTTGAGGTTTCTTCATTGGCCTGGTTGTCCTCTACAAACTTTACCATCTACTTTCAATCCAAGGAAACTTGTTGAACTTTATATGCCTTGTAGCCGCTTGTCACAACTTGGGGAGGGATTCAag CGTTTGCAAAATTTGACGTCCATGAATTTTAGGAGCTGTGAACTCCtaacaaaaaccccaaatatCTCTGGAATTCCAAACTTACAGTCCTTGAATCTAGACTACTGCAGAAGTTTAGTTGAGGTTCATCCTTCTGTTGGATTTCATGATAAGCTTGTGGACTTGAGTCTTATGTGTTGCCATAACCTCACACTATTTCCAATAATCAAGTCAAAATCTCTAGAAGTTCTCAATCTTCAATTTTGCAGAAGACTGGAGACTTTCCCTGATATTGGGGGAAAGATGGATTCCTTACGTTACATGTTTCTACATGGTAGTGGCATCAAAGAATTGCCAGCGTCAATTGTATATCTCATCAATCTTGAGTTATTACACCTAAGCAGTTGTGAAAATCTTACGAATCTGCCACCCAGCATTTatgagttggaacatttaaaCCGCATTTGTCTCCGAAGAAGTCGAAAGCTTGTTACATTTCCAAATAAAGTGAAGTCTGAAGATTATGTGTCTACATTGAGCGAACTTGATCTAACACTATGTGATTTCCTTGTAAGTATTCCCAAATGCATTACGAAATTTGTCAATATGCGGTATCTTTACTTGCATGGCTGCAAGAGGCTTAGAGATATTCCGGAACTTCCACCAAAAATAGTAAAGTTAGATGCAAGTGATTGCGTATCATTGGAAAGGTTTTCATCATTGTCCAACATTCTGAAGGGTAAAGAAGACTCACAAATGATTAAGTTGGTGGACTTGTGTAATTGCCACAGACTCTGCGGCAATCTGGCTTGTGACCTCAGAAAGAAGCAAAACATTTTAGCAAAGGAGCAGATCACTATCTTCTTTGATCACCTTCTGTCTTCGCAGAAACATGGATTTCAGGTTGTATTTCCAGCAAGTTTTGAAGCTCTCTCGACGTTGTTCAGCTGTCATAAGTATGTGAAGGAGCGTGATGAAGCATGTGaatttttgattgaaatccctCCAAACTTCAAATGCCAGAACCAAGGATTGGCTCTATACGCTGCTGGTGAAAACCCGCAAAACAAAAGACCACGTTACAATGGTTTTGTAACAAAAATTTCCGTGAATCAACCAGGAGTGGAACCTTATTTTACTGCGTCCGATTTCAGAAAGAACGGGTCAGGTCATGGTATAGGGTCAGGTCATGTGTGGCTGTGCTATATTCGATTCAGCGAAATGTTTTACCGGGATGATCAGATTACCTGGCCGCGGTCGCCTTTTGCGTGTCGAGTTAATTTTCTGAATTTGACACTAGATTCGCTGTGTTTAAAAAGCTTCGGGGTCCACCTGGTAATGACACAGGATGATGAAGACTTGTCTATATTTACGGAAGATGGTGAGTCTGAATCCGATGACTTGGAAGATGCTAATGAGAGGTTTGATGGAGATAATTGTATTGATCTATGTGAAGATGAGCAAGACTCGGAACATGACTACTTCAGCTGTGAAGATAATGAAGATGGCTACTTTTACTGA